A region from the Peromyscus maniculatus bairdii isolate BWxNUB_F1_BW_parent chromosome 5, HU_Pman_BW_mat_3.1, whole genome shotgun sequence genome encodes:
- the Asf1b gene encoding histone chaperone ASF1B produces MAKVSVLNVAVLENPCPFHSPFRFEISFECSEALSDDLEWKIIYVGSAESEEFDQILDSVLVGPVPAGRHMFVFQADAPNPSLIPETDAVGVTVVLITCTYHGQEFIRVGYYVSNEYPNPELRENPPPKPDFSQLQRNILVSNPRVTRFHINWDNNADRLEAIENQDPNPDLGLPFSCTPIKSLGLPSCIPGLLPENSMDCI; encoded by the exons ATGGCCAAGGTGTCGGTGCTGAACGTGGCTGTGCTGGAGAACCCGTGTCCTTTCCACAGTCCCTTCCGGTTCGAGATCAGCTTCGAATGCAGCGAGGCGCTGTCTGACG ACCTGGAGTGGAAGATCATTTATGTGGGCTCAGCTGAGAGTGAGGAATTTGATCAGATCCTAGACTCAGTGCTGGTGGGTCCTGTCCCTGCTGGAAGGCACATGTTCGTCTTTCAG GCTGATGCCCCAAACCCATCCCTCATTCCTGAGACGGATGCTGTGGGTGTGACTGTGGTCCTCATCACCTGCACCTACCACGGGCAAGAGTTCATCCGTGTGGGCTACTATGTCAGCAATGAGTACCCAAACCCAGAGCTTCGGGAGAACCCACCCCCAAAGCCAGACTTCTCTCAG CTACAGCGGAACATCTTGGTTTCTAACCCCCGGGTGACCCGATTCCATATCAACTGGGACAACAACGCAGATAGACTGGAGGCCATAGAGAACCAGGACCCTAACCCAGACTTGGGCCTTCCCTTCAGTTGCACTCCTATCAAAAGCCTGGGCCTCCCTAGCTGCATCCCAGGCCTCCTCCCGGAAAACTCCATGGACTGCATCTGA
- the Smim46 gene encoding small integral membrane protein 46, which yields MDLGSGGSEHEDDVTFQLWLQLFLCAHLAVRFLGYLRSTFWGLKPQSAP from the coding sequence ATGGATCTGGGGTCTGGAGGTAGTGAGCATGAGGACGATGTCACCTTCCAGCTGTGGCTGCAGCTGTTCCTCTGTGCCCACCTGGCTGTCCGTTTCCTGGGTTACCTGCGCTCCACTTTCTGGGGACTAAAGCCCCAGTCAGCACCCTGA